A window of Castanea sativa cultivar Marrone di Chiusa Pesio chromosome 1, ASM4071231v1 contains these coding sequences:
- the LOC142622286 gene encoding late embryogenesis abundant protein At1g64065-like, whose translation MAQTNQQVFPLGPESKEPRSDEESGSQTSAEELKRKKRIKLAIYIAAFAVFQTIVILVFALIVMRVKTPKVRLGKDVTFHNVTTGNSTSPSFDINVTTQLRVKNANFGPYKYDSTVATFMYKGVTVGQVTIPKGKTGLRSTKKVVVTLNVNSKDLPSSANLASALESGLLMLNSHAKLSGKVELMFIMKKKKSVEMNCTMTINLSSKEIHSMICE comes from the coding sequence ATGGCACAAACAAACCAACAAGTGTTCCCCTTGGGACCAGAAAGTAAGGAGCCTAGAAGTGATGAAGAGTCTGGCTCTCAAACATCTGCGGAGGAGCTCAAGCGAAAGAAAAGGATCAAGTTGGCCATATATATTGCTGCTTTTGCTGTGTTTCAAACCATAGTCATCTTAGTTTTTGCACTCATTGTAATGCGTGTTAAGACTCCAAAAGTCAGGTTGGGCAAGGATGTTACATTCCACAACGTGACCACTGGTAACTCAACATCACCTTCCTTCGATATAAACGTCACAACCCAATTGAGGGTTAAGAATGCAAACTTTGGTCCTTACAAATATGATAGCACCGTTGCCACATTCATGTACAAGGGTGTGACTGTGGGGCAAGTCACAATTCCTAAGGGTAAGACGGGGCTACGTTCGACCAAAAAAGTTGTTGTCACACTAAATGTGAATTCAAAGGACTTGCCAAGTTCTGCCAATCTTGCAAGTGCCTTAGAAAGCGGGTTGTTGATGCTAAACAGCCATGCCAAGCTTAGTGGGAAAGTGGAATTGATGTTtataatgaagaagaagaagtctgTCGAAATGAACTGCACCATGACTATCAATTTGTCATCAAAGGAGATCCACTCTATGATTTGCGAGTGA
- the LOC142607262 gene encoding late embryogenesis abundant protein At1g64065-like: protein MAEKTNQQVYPLAPSNGNPRSDEESNTLQSKELKRKKRVKLAIYIAAFAVFQTIVILVFALTVMRVRTPKVRLGTDVTFSKLNTTGNDTSPSINITFIAQVRVKNTNFGPYKYDDTTAIFTYQNVKVGEVTIPKGKAGLRSTKKVSVTVDLNSDALQTTPSLGNDLKNGVLTLNGRAKFTGKVELMFVMKKKKATEMNCKMIIDSTSKTLKELICE, encoded by the coding sequence ATGGCTGAGAAGACAAATCAGCAAGTGTACCCTTTGGCGCCATCAAATGGGAATCCCAGAAGTGATGAAGAATCCAACACTTTGCAATCCAAGGAgctcaagagaaagaaaagggtcAAGTTGGCTATATATATTGCTGCTTTTGCTGTGTTTCAGACCATTGTCATCTTGGTCTTTGCTCTCACTGTGATGCGTGTTAGGACCCCTAAGGTCAGGTTGGGCACTGATGTCACGTTCAGCAAGTTGAACACTACTGGCAATGACACATCACCTTCCATTAACATAACCTTCATAGCCCAAGTTAGGGTGAAGAACACAAATTTTGGTCCCTACAAGTATGATGACACCACTGCCATTTTCACATACCAGAACGTGAAAGTGGGGGAAGTTACCATTCCAAAGGGAAAAGCTGGTCTACGTTCCACCAAAAAAGTTAGTGTCACGGTAGATTTAAATTCAGATGCATTGCAAACCACGCCAAGTCTTggaaatgacttgaaaaatggGGTCTTGACTTTGAATGGCCGGGCCAAGTTTACTGGGAAAGTTGAATTGATGTTTgtgatgaaaaagaagaaggccaCAGAAATGAATTGCAAGATGATTATCGATTCGACCTCAAAGACACTCAAAGAATTGATCTGCGAGTGA
- the LOC142625125 gene encoding late embryogenesis abundant protein At1g64065-like, translating into MLESQKLKNMQNMKCYAYIIAGVVFQTIIILVFALTVMRIKTPSVRLTSVTVQNLVYNTTGSPAFSMNLIAKIAVKNKNFGHFRFDNSTTNVTYGDVIVGDGDIIKGRANARKTKRFNVTIDISSIGITDSEILSNELKSGNLTLTGLASLRGKVTLMKVMKKRKTAKMNCTMTIQLETRAVHNLDCE; encoded by the coding sequence ATGTTGGAGTCTCAGAAATTGAAGaacatgcaaaacatgaaaTGTTATGCATATATCATTGCTGGAGTAGTGTTCCAGACCATAATAATTCTTGTTTTCGCATTGACAGTGATGCGCATCAAAACTCCAAGCGTAAGGCTAACATCTGTGACGGTCCAAAATCTCGTGTATAATACAACAGGCTCTCCTGCCTTCAGCATGAATTTAATTGCTAAAATTGCAGTGAAGAATAagaattttggtcatttcagGTTTGATAATAGCACTACTAATGTGACTTATGGGGATGTGATAGTGGGTGATGGTGATATTATTAAGGGACGTGCCAATGCTAGGAAGACCAAGAGGTTTAATGTCACAATTGACATTAGCTCCATTGGGATCACAGATAGTGAAATTCTGAGCAATGAGCTAAAGTCAGGGAATTTGACGCTGACCGGTCTTGCGAGTTTGAGAGGTAAGGTGACACTGATGAAGGTGATGAAGAAGCGCAAGACTGCAAAGATGAACTGCACAATGACTATTCAATTGGAAACCAGGGCTGTTCACAATTTGGATTGCGAATGA